The Oceanispirochaeta sp. M1 genome includes a window with the following:
- the nagA gene encoding N-acetylglucosamine-6-phosphate deacetylase produces MTDIWLINGTVITGSFRQEKACVQISDGKIEDVISLKRFEKNSRPNDSLIYDVKGAHITPGFIDTHIHGFAGYGTEDGNPESILRMSEALAQYGVTAFCPTVYTHTEAHMIKALKGISKAMGKEKGAQIMGIHMEGPFISPQRTGAQNASGIQEVDLELMDRLYKAAGGKIVNMTVAPELKGMRKLALYGMKKGIVLQAGHTNAAYENMVEGIQAGILHSTHFFNAMSRLHHRNPGAVGAIMIHPELSCEVIADGEHVHPDLVRLLLRDKPVNKVVLVTDCLKPTEQKEGELLANGEPVRLENGVFMKNEETLAGSSLTMIKGIQNLISWRVPEEQAILMASANPAQIMGFQKKGALIPSYDADIAVFDSQFNVLLTMVGGKILKNMIS; encoded by the coding sequence ATGACAGATATATGGCTGATAAACGGAACCGTAATTACAGGATCATTCAGACAGGAAAAAGCCTGTGTGCAGATTTCTGATGGAAAGATTGAAGATGTAATAAGCCTTAAAAGGTTTGAGAAAAACTCCCGCCCTAACGACAGTCTCATCTATGATGTGAAGGGTGCTCATATCACTCCAGGATTCATCGACACACATATCCACGGTTTTGCAGGATATGGAACAGAAGACGGAAATCCCGAGTCCATCCTGAGGATGTCGGAAGCTCTTGCACAATATGGTGTCACAGCCTTCTGCCCCACGGTCTACACACACACAGAGGCCCATATGATCAAGGCGCTGAAGGGTATCAGCAAGGCCATGGGAAAAGAGAAAGGTGCCCAGATCATGGGTATTCATATGGAGGGTCCTTTTATTTCTCCCCAGAGAACAGGAGCACAGAATGCCAGTGGCATACAGGAAGTTGATCTTGAGCTGATGGATAGACTCTACAAAGCCGCCGGTGGAAAAATCGTAAATATGACCGTTGCCCCCGAACTGAAGGGGATGCGAAAACTGGCTCTCTACGGTATGAAAAAAGGGATAGTCCTGCAGGCCGGACATACAAATGCAGCCTATGAAAACATGGTAGAGGGAATTCAAGCGGGAATACTCCACTCCACCCACTTCTTCAATGCCATGAGCCGCCTCCATCACAGAAACCCGGGAGCAGTGGGAGCCATCATGATCCACCCCGAACTATCCTGTGAGGTCATCGCCGACGGTGAGCATGTCCATCCTGACCTTGTAAGACTACTTTTAAGAGATAAACCTGTTAACAAAGTGGTACTGGTCACAGACTGCCTTAAACCGACAGAACAGAAAGAGGGAGAACTCCTTGCAAACGGAGAGCCGGTGCGTCTGGAAAACGGTGTATTTATGAAAAATGAGGAGACTCTGGCGGGTTCCTCTCTGACCATGATAAAGGGAATTCAGAATCTGATATCCTGGAGAGTGCCGGAAGAGCAGGCCATACTGATGGCCAGTGCAAATCCTGCCCAGATCATGGGGTTCCAGAAAAAGGGAGCCCTGATCCCCAGCTACGATGCAGATATAGCGGTCTTTGACAGCCAGTTCAATGTGCTTCTGACTATGGTGGGCGGAAAGATTCTCAAAAACATGATTTCATAA
- a CDS encoding AraC family transcriptional regulator — MDASKLYVGTSIKEVFSIDKIFTIHYFEYSKDFHFAGESHDFWELLYVDMGVVEVLAGETRHTLFKGDIIFHTPGEFHSLWANGKTAPNLVVLSFECTNPSMAWFAGKILRIKEAERNLLGRIVYEAQQAFDSHLEDPGLKALERREDQSFGCEQLIKIYTEEFLIRLMRQDATVSIPNNLTNTIEQKTREKVFNKVVNYLMDNLDNQISMEELCRDVGYSRSYLHNVFKRRTGRSVMEYYKRLKMEKAKQLIREGSNNFTQISYILNFSSIHYFSKLFKKIVGMTPSAYASSVKLKSEYYADTEVAEVEQVKEQL; from the coding sequence ATGGATGCAAGTAAGCTTTATGTGGGCACAAGTATAAAAGAAGTCTTTTCAATAGATAAAATTTTTACAATCCACTATTTTGAATATTCCAAGGATTTTCACTTTGCCGGAGAGTCTCATGACTTCTGGGAACTCCTCTATGTGGACATGGGAGTGGTTGAAGTTTTAGCCGGTGAAACGCGGCATACCCTCTTCAAAGGTGACATCATTTTTCATACTCCCGGAGAGTTTCACAGCCTCTGGGCAAACGGAAAAACAGCTCCTAATCTGGTGGTCCTCTCTTTTGAATGTACCAATCCCTCAATGGCCTGGTTTGCAGGTAAAATACTTCGAATTAAAGAGGCTGAACGGAACCTTCTGGGGCGGATTGTCTATGAAGCCCAGCAGGCTTTTGACTCCCATCTGGAAGATCCCGGGCTCAAAGCCCTGGAGAGGAGAGAGGATCAGAGTTTCGGTTGTGAGCAGCTTATAAAAATCTATACAGAGGAATTTTTAATCAGGTTGATGAGGCAGGATGCCACGGTCTCCATCCCTAATAATTTGACCAATACAATAGAGCAGAAAACCAGAGAGAAGGTATTTAACAAGGTCGTAAATTACTTGATGGATAATCTGGATAATCAGATCTCAATGGAAGAATTATGCCGGGATGTAGGCTACAGCCGATCCTATCTCCATAATGTTTTCAAGAGACGGACAGGCCGTAGTGTCATGGAATATTACAAACGGCTTAAGATGGAGAAGGCGAAGCAGCTCATCAGGGAAGGATCAAATAATTTCACTCAGATATCCTATATACTGAACTTTTCATCCATTCACTATTTCTCAAAACTCTTCAAGAAAATAGTGGGGATGACCCCCAGCGCCTATGCCTCTTCGGTAAAGCTGAAGTCTGAATACTACGCAGACACAGAAGTGGCCGAAGTCGAGCAGGTGAAAGAGCAGCTCTAA
- a CDS encoding ABC transporter substrate-binding protein translates to MKKSIGFLLSILMILAVFSTPLSAAGQQDSNPDAKELVYWSMWNETEPQAMVLKDAIKEFEKSNPDVKVTIQWNGREIRKTLQPALDAGTEIDIWDEDLERIVKTWQPYALKLDDYYGQSYPSTNGKSFEDTVMKSLQAHLKTLSTDKGLYAVPYQPYVVSVFYNKDHFDKAGITSTPTNWDEFLAVCSKLKAAGFTPVTIDDAYMDLPLGMHLNRKFGNPDAVEALVKDRSGKLWDDPKVLETAKEFEALAKGGYMSEQVATNKWPAGQQEVATDQVSIYFLNGTWLPNEVMGTTGPDFKWGQFAYPAVPNGAGAGAGTFGAQGFQINKDCAAPDAAFALAAHLTSGKWDQELSANTFGAPMDTSMEWPVQIKESAAIFASLKSFVPWSGGLAADPDAFPIVKAEFTRLLAGQVTAEEFIANIKSNL, encoded by the coding sequence ATGAAAAAATCAATCGGTTTTTTACTGTCGATCTTAATGATTCTGGCAGTCTTTTCAACGCCTCTGTCCGCCGCCGGACAGCAGGATTCCAACCCGGATGCCAAAGAGCTGGTCTACTGGTCAATGTGGAATGAAACAGAACCTCAGGCCATGGTATTAAAAGACGCAATAAAGGAATTTGAAAAATCAAATCCAGACGTAAAAGTCACCATTCAGTGGAATGGAAGAGAGATCAGAAAAACACTGCAGCCTGCTCTCGACGCCGGTACTGAAATTGACATATGGGATGAAGACCTGGAAAGAATTGTTAAGACATGGCAGCCCTATGCTCTGAAACTTGATGACTACTACGGACAGAGCTATCCCTCTACAAACGGCAAATCTTTTGAAGATACTGTAATGAAATCTCTACAGGCCCATCTGAAAACTTTGTCTACAGACAAGGGTCTCTATGCAGTTCCTTACCAGCCCTATGTAGTCTCTGTATTCTATAATAAAGATCACTTTGATAAAGCCGGTATTACATCCACTCCTACAAACTGGGATGAGTTCCTGGCAGTATGCAGCAAACTGAAAGCCGCCGGATTTACTCCTGTAACCATTGATGATGCCTATATGGATCTTCCTCTTGGTATGCACCTGAACAGAAAGTTCGGAAATCCCGATGCTGTTGAAGCACTTGTTAAAGACAGAAGCGGAAAACTCTGGGACGATCCCAAAGTACTTGAAACAGCAAAAGAATTTGAAGCTCTTGCCAAGGGCGGTTATATGTCAGAACAAGTTGCAACAAACAAATGGCCTGCCGGTCAGCAGGAAGTGGCAACAGATCAGGTATCTATCTACTTCCTCAACGGAACATGGCTCCCCAACGAAGTCATGGGAACAACCGGACCCGACTTCAAATGGGGTCAGTTTGCCTATCCTGCAGTACCCAACGGAGCAGGAGCAGGAGCCGGTACTTTCGGTGCCCAGGGATTTCAGATCAACAAAGACTGCGCAGCACCCGATGCAGCCTTCGCACTGGCTGCCCACCTGACTTCAGGAAAATGGGACCAGGAACTGTCTGCCAATACATTTGGTGCACCCATGGACACAAGCATGGAATGGCCCGTACAGATCAAGGAAAGTGCCGCAATCTTTGCAAGCCTTAAATCCTTCGTACCCTGGAGCGGTGGTCTTGCTGCCGATCCCGATGCATTTCCTATTGTAAAGGCTGAGTTTACAAGACTCCTGGCCGGACAGGTCACTGCTGAAGAGTTTATAGCTAACATCAAATCCAATCTTTAA
- a CDS encoding carbohydrate ABC transporter permease — protein sequence MKQSKSMMVLFLTPALVTFATVFIYPIIRTVFMSFYYVKTVTDSFGKWEFVGFGNYGKLMASSMFIQSLKNLGNIWLWGGIGVFLIAILFSMILTSGVKGKSFYRAAIYLPNVVSAIAMATMWIQYAFNSKYGLFFQFFSFLGMDNAAAFQWTSPDNQFYAMLIAYSFGMVGYYVLIFMAGIEKIPSDYYEAAKLEGANMFHQFRHITIPLMTDVFRTSIVMWSISTVAFFIWSQVFSPLDPDVGTIVPMVYMYNLVFGRNLTLTDPTLLNAGAGAAVGVLMTLLVLLTFSMVNLVFRDKKLEF from the coding sequence ATGAAACAAAGTAAATCCATGATGGTTCTCTTCCTGACACCGGCACTAGTGACATTTGCCACCGTCTTTATCTATCCAATCATCAGAACAGTATTTATGAGCTTCTACTATGTAAAAACAGTGACCGACAGTTTCGGTAAATGGGAATTTGTGGGTTTTGGCAATTATGGAAAGCTCATGGCAAGCAGTATGTTTATCCAGTCCCTTAAAAACCTGGGGAATATCTGGCTCTGGGGAGGAATCGGAGTATTCCTGATAGCCATACTTTTTTCTATGATTTTAACTTCCGGCGTAAAAGGTAAATCCTTCTACAGAGCAGCCATCTACCTGCCCAATGTTGTATCGGCGATAGCCATGGCCACAATGTGGATTCAGTATGCCTTCAACAGTAAGTACGGACTATTTTTCCAGTTCTTCTCATTTCTTGGTATGGATAATGCGGCCGCCTTCCAATGGACCAGTCCTGATAACCAGTTCTATGCAATGCTTATTGCCTATTCTTTCGGTATGGTAGGATACTATGTTCTTATCTTTATGGCGGGGATCGAAAAGATCCCTTCTGATTATTATGAAGCCGCTAAGCTGGAGGGAGCAAACATGTTCCATCAGTTTCGCCATATCACCATTCCCCTGATGACGGATGTATTTAGAACCAGCATCGTCATGTGGTCCATATCTACTGTAGCCTTCTTTATCTGGTCTCAGGTCTTCTCTCCCCTGGATCCGGATGTGGGAACCATCGTCCCCATGGTCTATATGTACAACCTTGTCTTCGGGAGAAACCTGACTCTCACAGATCCGACTCTGCTGAACGCGGGGGCCGGGGCCGCTGTGGGGGTTCTGATGACTCTTCTTGTTCTCCTTACATTCTCAATGGTGAATCTGGTTTTTCGCGATAAGAAACTGGAATTTTAG
- a CDS encoding carbohydrate ABC transporter permease, which yields MKLFNKNTIKKIPSYGILSLWVLFTAVLIGWIMIASLSTTREIFTNTLLKSGVHFSNYTKALINHNVGQYFLNSLLYTFSAGFSILIISAPCAYVLARFEFKGNKLIQNLFVGSLGVPIIMIILPLFALASQLRMTNSRILLIILYICITTPFTVFFLLSFFKTLSTSFEEAAAIDGCSPIRTFWTIMFPLAQPGLITVGIFNFIALWNEYFIALVFANTSEQRPLAVGLMTMIQSMRYTGDWAGMFAAVVIVFVPTFLLYIFLSEKIIAGVTGGAIKG from the coding sequence ATGAAACTATTCAACAAAAATACTATTAAAAAGATTCCCTCCTACGGAATACTATCCTTATGGGTGCTGTTTACAGCTGTCCTGATCGGTTGGATCATGATTGCCTCCCTCTCTACAACAAGGGAGATCTTTACGAATACCCTCCTTAAGTCGGGAGTCCATTTCAGTAACTATACAAAGGCACTGATCAACCATAATGTGGGTCAGTATTTCCTGAACAGCTTGCTTTACACCTTCTCTGCAGGCTTCTCAATCCTCATTATTTCGGCGCCCTGTGCCTATGTTCTTGCCCGCTTTGAATTCAAGGGCAACAAATTGATTCAGAATCTTTTTGTCGGATCACTTGGCGTACCTATAATCATGATAATCCTCCCCCTCTTCGCCCTTGCCTCACAGCTGAGGATGACCAATTCAAGGATTTTGCTGATTATACTCTATATCTGTATAACCACTCCCTTCACGGTCTTTTTCCTTCTCAGTTTTTTCAAGACACTCTCCACATCCTTCGAGGAAGCTGCAGCCATCGATGGCTGCAGCCCCATCAGGACCTTTTGGACCATTATGTTTCCATTGGCCCAACCCGGCCTGATTACAGTGGGAATCTTTAATTTCATTGCACTTTGGAATGAATACTTCATTGCCCTTGTTTTTGCCAATACTTCAGAGCAGAGACCACTGGCTGTCGGTCTAATGACCATGATACAGTCCATGCGCTACACGGGAGACTGGGCCGGAATGTTCGCAGCAGTAGTAATTGTATTTGTCCCTACTTTTCTTCTATATATATTCCTTTCTGAGAAAATCATCGCCGGAGTTACCGGAGGAGCAATTAAAGGATGA